The proteins below are encoded in one region of Plectropomus leopardus isolate mb unplaced genomic scaffold, YSFRI_Pleo_2.0 unplaced_scaffold16172, whole genome shotgun sequence:
- the LOC121964583 gene encoding 5-hydroxytryptamine receptor 3A-like produces the protein VVIRRRPLFYTVNLLLPSIFLMVMDIVGFYLPPDSGERVSFKITLLLGYSVFLIIVSDTLPATAIGTPLIGVYFVVCMALLVISLTETVLIVRLVHKQDLQPPVPHWVKYLVLERAPVLFCIHKKHRLCSALSSQGADLEHYKDSNYGTAQCTLHHTCDIGQRLSHRDRESGLLGLGLPPSRDPTPPVMDNILQEVTAIRHFLEKRDRCREVAKEWLQVGYVLDVLLFRVYLVAVVAYSITLGTLWSVWQVA, from the exons GTGGTGATCCGGCGGCGGCCGTTGTTCTACACCGTGAACCTGCTTCTGCCCAGTATCTTCTTGATGGTGATGGACATTGTGGGTTTCTATCTGCCACCAGACAGTGGAGAGAGGGTTTCCTTCAAGATCACTTTGCTGCTGGGCTACTCTGTCTTCCTCATCATTGTATCTGACACTCTGCCTGCCACCGCCATAGGAACCCCACTGATAG GTGTGTACTTCGTGGTTTGCATGGCGCTCCTGGTGATCAGCCTGAcagaaactgtgctgattgtacgTCTGGTCCACAAGCAGGACCTGCAGCCCCCTGTGCCCCACTGGGTGAAGTATTTGGTGCTGGAAAGAGCGCCGGTCCTCTTCTGCATCCACAAGAAGCATCGCCTCTGCTCTGCACTGTCCTCCCAGGGCGCTGACCTGGAGCACTACAAGGACAGCAACTATGGGACCG CTCAGTGCACACTCCACCACACCTGTGACATAGGCCAAAGGCTGAGCCACCGCGATAGAGAGAGTGGACTCCTCGGATTGGGCTTGCCCCCCTCCAGAGACCCAACCCCGCCAGTCATGGACAACATCCTGCAGGAAGTGACAGCAATACGTCACTTCCTGGAGAAGAGGGACAGGTGCCGGGAAGTTGCTAAAGAGTGGCTGCAGGTGGGCTACGTGTTGGACGTGCTGCTCTTCAGAGTTTACTTAGTGGCCGTGGTGGCGTACAGCATCACTCTGGGCACGCTGTGGTCAGTGTGGCAGGTCGCCTGA